The Euphorbia lathyris chromosome 3, ddEupLath1.1, whole genome shotgun sequence genome contains a region encoding:
- the LOC136224663 gene encoding uncharacterized protein, producing MKFMNYTMAADGAGMFVVRQTVGSVLCCKCGIPMQPNSANMCVKCLRSEVDITEGLKKHMIIRHCPECDTYLQPPNTWIRAQLESKQLLAFCLKALHLPKTVRMVNAEFVWTEPHSKRIKLRLKIQKEVLAGAVLEQTFDVEFVQQETMCNACTRVQANPDQWVASVQLRQHVPHRRTFFYLEQLILKYGAAVHAIKINQMDHGIDFFFGNQSHGERFVQFIRQYAPVKHRNAEQLVSHDTHTNTCNYKCTSSVEISPICREDLICLPPKVGCSLGNFGPIVICTKVTKNIALLDPLTLRQCCLNADQYWRAPFKSLLTSRQLVEYIVLDVETTGPEVDVGGSKYALAEAQVARLSDFGRNNNIFFVKTHLGHILKPGDRALGYDLYAANINNYELDKCKGLVLPEAILIRKSYEEKHQRKCGKPHKTSREYEEFLRDLEEDPELRFNISLVSTVDGEELPSSALDELLADLDISDMERDEDDVMSE from the exons ATGAAGTTCATGAACTACA CAATGGCGGCTGATGGAGCAGGAATGTTTGTagttcgtcaaactgttggaaGTGTGTTATGTTGTAAATGTGGCATTCCAATGCAACCAAATAGTGCTAATATGTGTGTGAAGTGTTTGCGCTCAGAAGTTGATATAACTGAAGGGTTGAAGAAGCATATGATTATTAGGCATTGCCCAGAGTGTGATACCTACCTTCAGCCACCAAACACTTGGATCCGGGCCCAATTAGAGTCCAAGCAGTTATTGGCGTTTTGTCTAAAAGCACTGCACTTGCCAAAAACTGTTAGGATGGTAAATGCAGAATTTGTTTGGACTGAGCCACATTCCAAAAGAATCAAGCTGAGACTGAAAATTCAGAAAGAGGTTCTTGCCGGTGCAGTACTTGAACAAACATTTGATGTTGAGTTTGTTCAGCAGGAAACAATGTGCAATGCTTGCACAAGAGTTCAGGCTAACCCTGATCAGTGGGTTGCTTCTGTCCAGCTTCGGCAGCATGTTCCTCATAGGCGAACATTTTTTTACTTGGAGCAACTGATTTTGAAATATGGTGCTGCTGTCCATGCTATTAAAATCAACCAGATGGATCACGGTATTGATTTTTTCTTCGGAAATCAAAGTCATGGTGAGAGATTTGTTCAATTTATAAGGCAATATGCACCAGTGAAGCATCGCAATGCTGAGCAACTTGTGTCCCATGATACCCACACTAACACCTGCAATTACAAATGTACTTCTTCTGTCGAAATCTCCCCAATTTGCCGGGAAGATTTGATTTGCCTCCCTCCAAAAGTTGGATGTAGTTTAGGGAATTTTGGTCCAATTGTAATATGTACAAAAGTGACAAAGAACATAGCTCTACTCGATCCCTTAACACTTAGACAGTGCTGTTTGAATGCGGACCAGTATTGGAGAGCTCCTTTTAAGTCTCTACTTACTAGCAGGCAGCTTGTGGAGTATATTGTTTTAGATGTTGAAACCACTGGTCCAGAGGTTGACGTCGGAGGGTCAAAATATGCTTTAGCTGAGGCCCAAGTAGCGCGTTTATCAGATTTTGGGAggaataataatattttctttgtgAAAACACACCTTGGCCATATTCTAAAGCCTGGCGATCGAGCACTTGGATACGACTTATATGCTGCCAACATCAATAATTATGAGCTAGACAAGTGCAAAGGCCTTGTTCTTCCCGAAGCAATTTTGATAAGGAAGAGCTATGAAGAGAAGCATCAAAGAAAATGCGGCAAGCCTCATAAAACGAGCAGAGAATATGAAGAGTTCTTGAGGGATTTGGAAGAGGACCCTGAGCTGAGGTTCAATATTTCTTTGGTATCCACGGTTGATGGGGAAGAGTTACCATCTAGTGCTCTTGACGAGTTGCTGGCTGATCTTGATATTAGTGACATGGAACGCGATGAGGATGATGTCATGTCGGAATGA